ATCGCGTTTGACCGCCTGCAACTGACGCATGGCTATGCGAGCGGCGCGGCTGAATTTGACGAAATTCGCTTCGGCAACAACTGGGCCGCGACCGTCCAGTCGGCGGCGCTGGCGACTTTACCCGGCCAACAAACATTGGTCGGCATGCGCGGCCTGCCGCCTTCGCCCATCGGCGGCACCAATTTTCCGCGCGAATTTTTTCCGTTCGTGGACGCGTTCGGCCAGTATCGCTTTCTGGACTGGACCAACAAGGTGCATTCGCTGGCCGAATTGCAACAGCGCGCGGCGGACGAGACGGCGGATCTGTCGTCGCATCCCGGCTCCGATCAGTGGGACCAATACGGCGGCTGGCTGAACGGCCCACAGCTCGCGGCCACCGGGTTTTTCCGCGTGCAAAAATATCAGGGCGACTGGTGGTTCGTGGATCCGGATGGACACCTGTTCTGGTCGCACGGCGTCACCGGCGTCAACGCGCCGAGCGTGCCCACGGCGGTGACGGGCCGGAAAAATTATTTCGCCAACCTGCCGCAACCGGGCGACCCGACGGTTGAATTTCTCGCCCCGAATGGAAGCAACGTCACCGGCGTCAACGCGCCGAGCGTGCCCACGGCGGTGACCGGCCGGGAAAATTATTTCGCCAACCTGCCGCAGCCGGACGATCCAACCGCCGGCTTCCTGACGCCGTGGGGCAGCACGGTTTCCGGCGGGTATTACAATGGCAGCAATCCGTTGACGATGGATTTTTACGCCGCCAACGCCTTTCTGAAATACGGCCCAAACTGGTATTGGTTCACGCGCGATTTGGACCAGACGCGCCTGCGGAGCTGGGGCTTGAACACAATCGGTTCGTGGACTGTCAGCGACACGTATCTGCTTCGCCGCACGCCTTACGCTCGTGTGTTTTACCCGTATGTCGGCAACATCAATGGCGACAGCCGGCTGCCCGATTATTTCAATCCGGCGTTTGCCACGGCGCTGACGAATGTCCTGAGCGGGCCGGAACGCAACGATCCCTGGTGCCTCGGATTTTACATCAACAACGAATTGGTGTGGGCAAACCAAGGGCTTTTTACGGACGAGAAAGACGTGGCGCGCACGGCTTTGGCCGCCGTGAACACGTCGTTCGCCAAAGCGGCGTTGCGCGACCAGCTCATGAGCAAGTATGGCACGATTGCCGCGCTCAACGCCCAATGGGGCACGAGCTACGCGTCCTGGACCGATTTCCTGAACCAGCGTGCCACACTGCCGAGCGGCACGAGCGGCGACACGGATTTGACGGCGTTTTACCGCAATTACGCCGAGCAATTCTTCCGCACCTGCGGCACGGTCATTCACAGTTACACGAGCAATCTGTTTCTCGGCTGCCGCTTTGCCGGGCCGTATCCGGACGCCGCGCGCGCCTGCACGAACTACGTGGACGTGGCGAGCGTCAATTCCTACGCGAGCACGTTCAGCATTCCGGCGGGATTGGAGGCGGACATTCCGGTGCTCAACTCGGAACACAATATTTGCGCCAAGGACACCGGCTTGTTCTGGGGCGGCCTGAACACCGTTTCCAGCCAGGCCCAGCGCGCCAGTTCCTACACCAGCCATTTCAACAGCGCGATCGGTAATTCGCGCATCGTGGGCACGCATTGGTTTCAGATGCTGGACCGCAGCACGACGGGCATTCTTAATTCCGATGCGGACGGCGACAACAACAACGGCCTCGTGGACGTTTGCGACACGCCGTATTATCCATTGATCGCCGCCGTGCGCAGCGCCGGTCAGGCGATGTATTCCCAGCGCCTCGGCACCGCGCCGCCGACGATTTCCGCCCTCACCAATCGCACCATCCAGGTCAACACCAGCACGGGGCCGATGGCTTTCACCGTGGGCGATGACACGACGGCGGCGGGCTCTCTGACGGTGAGCGGGGCGTCGTCCAACAACAATCTGGTCCCGCCGGGCAACCTTGTTTTCGGCGGCAGCGGCGCGAATCGCACCGTCACCGTCACGCCGCAAGCCGGCTGGGCGGGCACGGCCGACATCACGCTCACGGTGACGGATGCCTCCGGCGCGCGCGGCTTCGCGACCTTTACGTTGACGGTGCTGCCGAATCCGCCGGTGCTGAACAGCTTCGCGGTCAGCGGTCAAAACTTTCAGCTCACCGTTTCCGGCAATGCCGGCCTGAACTATTACCTGCAAACTTCGACGAATCTGACGGATTGGCAGACGGTGTTTACCAATCTGAACGCCACGCCGCCGTTCGTCTGGAGCGATGCTGGAACTACGAATTATCGCAGCCGGTTTTACCGCGTTTTATTGAGTCCGTGACGGAAAAGGCCAATCATGTTTCCCATGAAACCATGCGCCACAAAGCCCGTCTATTGTCGGGCGCAGGCGCGATTTGCTGTCGGCGCGGCATCACATTGTCATGTGATGGCGTTAAAATCAGCATGGCCTACAATGGGTTAAGGCGATTAAAAATGACATGCAAACCAACGTCCTCATCACGGCCCTGCTGGGCAGTTTGCTGGCGCTGACGGCGTCGGCTGAATCCGTCGGCAACGGCGCGGCTTCGTCGGCGAATCGTCCGTCGGCCAAGCCGAATTTGATCATCATCCTGACCGATGATCAGGGTTATCACGACGTTGGGTTCAACGGCTGCAAAGACATTCCCACGCCGAATCTGGACTCCATCGCCGCCAACGGCGTGCGGTTTTCCAATGGTTACGTTTCCTACTCCGTGTGCTCGCCCAGTCGCGCCGGGCTGCTGACCGGCCGTTACGAGGAGCGTTTCGGTCACGAACGCAATCCGCAATGGCAGCCGGAGAACATTCATTCTGGCCTGCCGCTGACCGAAACCACGCTGGCGGACGCGCTGGGCCATGTCGGTTATCACAGCGGCATCATTGGCAAATGGCATTTGGGCAGCCATCCGGCGTTGCATCCGCTCAAGCGCGGGTTCAATGAGTTCTTCGGCTTTCTCGGTGGCGGGCATCGGTATCTGCCGGAAGAATTGACGCTCAAAGAAACCAGCGAGGCTAAAAATGCAAACGAGAGCGACAGTTATCGGCTTTGGATCTTGCGCAATTACGAGCCGGTCAAGACGACGAATTATCTGACCGATGAATTTTCCGATGAAGCCGTGCGTTTCATTGATCGGAACAAAGACAAACCGTTCTTTCTTTATCTCGCCTACAACGCGCCGCACGCGCCGCTGGAGGCGACGGAAAAATATTTGAGCCGGTTTCCGAACATCAAGAATCCCAAGCGCCGCACTTACGCGGCGATGATCAGCGCCGTGGACGACGGCGTCGGGCGCGTGCTCGCGGCATTGCGCCAGCAGGGATTGGCCGACAACACGCTTGTCTTTTATCTCTCGGACAACGGCGGGCCGACCGACGCGAATGCGTCCAACAATCACCCGTTGCGCGGCGGCAAAGGCAGTCCGTGGGAGGGCGGCTGGCACGTGCCGTTCGCGTTGCAATGGCCGGGACATTTGACGGCCGGAAAAGTTTATGAGCAGCCGGTGTTGTCGCTGGACATTTTTGCCACGATGGCCGCGCTGGTGAACGTGCCGACCGATCCGGTGCGTCCGCTCGACGGCGTGAATTTGCTGCCGTATCTCACCGGCCAGAAATCCGGCGCGCCGCACGACACAATTTATCTGCGGATGTATGACAAGGGCGCGTTTGCCGTTCGCAGTGGCGATGACAAACTCGTGATTCCCAAGCGCGGCGCCGCGCCGGAGTTGTTCAACCTCTCCCGGGACATTGGCGAATCAAAAAACCTGGCGAACGATTCCGGGATGCAGCCAGTCGTGGAAAAGCTGGAAAAACGGCGCGCCGACTGGAACAGTCAGCTGGTGCCGCCGGTCTTTCCCGGCCTGATGCAGGCCGGCGGCCTGCCAAAGAAACCCACAGCAGCGGAGGATTAGGAAGTGCGTCGCAACAGATTCCCATTCTTTACTCTGATCCTTTTGGCACTGAGCTTGGGTCTGGGCGACCGTGCCCTGGCCGACAAACCGAACGTTCTTTTCATTCTGGTGGATGACTACGGCGTCAAGGACGTGGGCATCGAAGGCAGCAAATTTTACGAGACGCCCAACATTGATGCGCTGGCCCGCAGCGGCATGCGGTTCACCCAAGGCTACGCGGCGTGCTGTGTGTGCAGTCCTTCGCGCGCGAGTATTTTGCTCGGCCAATACACCACGCGCCACGGCATCACCGACTGGGTCGGCGAAGATGCAGGCGCAAAATTTGCCCGCGAACGCCACACCCCGTTGCTCGTTCCCGATTACGCTCGCAATCTGCCCGCGAACGACACCACGCTGGCCGATGCGTTCAAGCAGGCGGGTTACGTGACGTTCTTTGCCGGCAAATGGCATCTGGGCAGCAAAGGCGCCTGGCCGGAGGATCGCGGCTTCGACATCAACAAAGGCGGTTGGGATGCCGGCAGTCCGATGGGTGGTTATTATGCGCCGTGGAAAAATCCCAATCTGCCCAACGGTCCGCGCGGCCAGTCCTTGACCCAGCGGCTGGCGGACGAAACGATTTCGTTTCTCGAACAAAGCACGAACAAACCGTTCCTGGCCTATCTCGCGTTTTACGCGGTGCATGGGCCGATTGAAACCAGCAAGCCGCTCTGGGAAAAATTTCGCGCGAAGGCGGCGGCGCAACCCAAGCCCAGGGAACGCTTTGAAATGGATCGCACCTTGCCGGTGCGCGTCGTGCAGGATAATCCGATTTACGCGGGACTGATTGCCAACATGGACAACGCCGTGGGACGCGTGCTGCAAAAGCTCGACGAGCTCGGCCTGGCCAGCAACACCATTGTGGTTTTGACCGGCGACAATGGCGGCGTGGTTTCGGGCGACAGTTACAGCTCGTGTGAATTTCCGTTTCGCGGCGGCAAGGGACGCCAATGGGAAGGCGGCACCCGCGTGCCATTTTACATCCGCGCTCCCGGCGTTACCCAGCCTGGCAGCACTTGCACCACGCCGGTCAGCGGCATTGATTTCTTCCCGACCCTGCTGCAACTGGCCAATGTCCAAGTGCAGCCCAAACAGGTCATTGACGGCGTGAGCCTCGTCCCGTTGTTAAATGGCGGCAGCATCACGCCCCGACCGTTGTTCTGGCATTACCCGCATTACGGCAATCAGGGCGGCGAACCGTCGTCCATCGTTCGCGACGGGGATTGGAAGCTGATTCATTACTGGGAGGACGGCCACAACGAACTTTACGACCTGGCCACCGACATTGGCGAACGACAGGATCTGGCCAAAAGCGAACCGCAACGCACGGCGGAACTGTGGTCGGAATTGTCGGCGTGGTTGAAGGCAACGAACGCCAAGCTGCCGCAGCCCAATCCGGATTACCAGCCGGCCTGGGCGGTGCAACAGCACACGGCGGCGCTGAAGCTCAAGGAGCGGCTGGAAAAACAACACGCGGAATTTCTGGATCCGAACTGGCAGCCGGATCCCACCTGGTGGAAAAGCCTGACGACGAAGGACTGATTCTCCCTGACGTGTTGCCAGACCTCAAATTTATGACCACGAAGAAGTCATTGTTCCCAAAAAATGCGCGCCGCTTGGGCTGTGTGCTGGTCGCCTGGTTTTCCCTGCCGGGTCTCGCTCCGGCGGCAACCGCCGCGCCCGTGCCCATCGGCAACTCCAAGCCCAACATCGTGCTCATCGTGGCCGACGATTTGGGCTATGGCGACCTCGGTTGCTACGGAGCGACAAAAATCCAAACGCCCAACGTGGACCGGCTCGCCTCGGAAGGCGTGCGCTTCACCCAAGGTTACGCGCCGTCCTCGACCTGCACGCCGTCGCGGTTTTCGCTGCTGACCGGTGAATACGCCTGGCGCCAGAAGGACAAGAAGAACAGCATTCTCGATGGCGACGCGCCGTTGTGCATTGACGTGGGGCGCTTGACGCTGCCGGAAATGCTGCGCCGCGCGGGCTACTACACCGGCATTGTCGGCAAATGGCATCTCGGCTTGGGTGACGGCCAGACGCCGGTGAATTTTAACAACGAAATCAAACCCGGTCCGCTCGAAGTGGGCTTTGATTATTCCCACATCATTCCCGCCACCGTGGACCGCGTGCCGAGCGTGTGGATTCAGAATCACCAGGTTGTCGGCCTCGACCCGGTGGACCCGATCACAGTGAGTTACGTCACCAACATCAGTGACGACTCCACCGGCATGGATGCCATGGAACGTCCCGACTTGCTCACGCACTACGGCGCGGACAAACAGCATTCCGGCACCATCGTCAACGGCATCAGCCGCATCGGTTATATGCGCGGCGGCCACGCGGCGCGGTTCAAGGACGAAGACTTGGCGAAGACCGTCGTGGCGAAATCCGTGGCTTATCTCGAACAGCACAAGGACGGTCCGTTCTTTCTCGAAATCGGCCTGTTCGAGCCGCACGTGCCGCGCGTGGCCGAATCACCGTTTGTCGGCAAAAGCCAGGCCGGGCTGCGCGGCGATGTGATTGAGCAAATTGACTGGGAAACGGGCGAAATCATGAAGGCGCTCGACCGGTTAAATCTTACGACGAACACGCTCGTCATTCTGACCAGCGACAACGGCCCGGTGCTGTTTGATGGTTACTATGACCATGCCAGGGAACAGTTGAACGGCCATGAACCCACCGCCGGGCTGCGCGGCTGGAAATATCTGGTGTTTGAAGGTGGTTGCCGCGTGCCGTTGATTGCGCGGTGGCCGGAGCAAATCAAGCCGCGCGTGACCGATCAACTGTTCAACCTGGTAGATTTCATGGCCACATTGGCAGGCATAGTGGGACAAAAAGTTCCGTCTTCCATCGCGCCGGACAGCCTCGATTTATCCGCCGTGCTGCTGGGTCAGACGACGAAGAATCTGCGGCAGGACACCGTGCTGCATGGCATTTCGGACACATTGGCGCTGCGCTGGGGCGATTGGAAATATGTTCCCGCCAACGCCAAGGCCAAAGCGAGCGGCATGGGCAGCGGGGCCAATCCAAGTGACAACCGTTTTGTGGAGGCGCGCATCACTCATCCGTTGCTGTTCAACCTCGTCAAGGATCCCGACGAACAGACCAACGTCATCAGTCAGTTTCCGAAAAAGGCGGCCGAGATGCGCACCCGGCTCGCGGCAATCAAGAATCGGACGGCAAAATGAGGGGCGGCGTTTCATTCTGGCGCAGGGGCATGCTGGTAGCATGCGTTTGGCTGGGCGCGGCGCTGGGCCACGCCGGAGTCAATTACTACGTCGATCCGGGGCTGGGTGATGACGCCAACTCCGGCACCAGCCCAAAGGCTGCGTTCCGGACACTGGCTCGAGCAGAAACGCTTCTGCTCCAGGCGGGGGATCATTTGCTCCTGGCGGCAGGACAGACCTTCGCCGGACAGTTGCGCCTTAAAGGGCTGAGCGGCTCTGACACTCAGCCCATCGTCATCTCCAGTTATCCAGCCGCTGACAAAGGTAGCGACGCGATGGCGCGCATTGATGCCAAAGGGCACGCCGCCGGAGTGCTTTTGAAGAATTGCTCACATGTCACGCTGGCGAACCTCGGCATCACCGGAAACGGCGGCGGCATGGACCCCGCGGCACCATCCGGAAAGGCCGCCATGCGTTGCGGGGTTTTGGTCCAGGCGGACCGGCCCGGCGTTTATGGCGGCTTCACTCTTTCCAACCTCGTGGTCGAAAATGTGTTCTTTGAAGAACCGGGTTTCCGCCGCAATCCCGAAGAGGTGCGAAGCGCCAACGGCACCCAGAACTACGGCTGGGGCATCCGCTTCATCAGCAGTTCGCCCGCAGCCGTCATGCAGGACATCACCATCCACGATTGCCGCATCGCAAACGTCAGCCACACGGGACTCAAGTTGACCGCTCCGGGCAACGGCCTCCGAAACGTGACCGTTCAAGGCCTCCGCATCGCCAACACCGGTGGGCCGGGTGTGCAAATGTCCGGAGTAAGCGGCGGGCACTTCAGCCAGTTGGAGGTCAACCACAGCGGCAGCACGAACGACACCCGAAACTGGGGCCGCGGCAGCGGATTGTGGACCTGGGGATCCAGCGACGTCGTAATCGAAAAGAGCCGCTTCCTGAATGCCAATGGCCCGGGTGACTCGGCCGGCGTCCACATCGACTTCAACTGCCGCAACGTCATCGTCCAATACAACCTCAGCGCGCACAACGCGGGCGGCTTTTGCGAAATTCTCGGCAACAATTACAACTGCGCCTATCGCTACAACGTGAGCGTCAACGACGGTTACCGCATCAAGGGCCAAGGCGGTGCCTTTCAGGAGGGAAAAACTTTCTGGCTGAGCGGTTACACGGGTGACAAGAGCCCCAGACAGGGACCGTTTAACACCTACTTCTACAACAACACGATTTACGTCAGCCCGGATATTGTCGCGAAAATTGCCGTGACGCCAACCGCGCGCGGCGTGCTGATTGCCAACAATATTTTTTACTTCGCAGGTTCCAGCGTGTTGGTGCCAGGCGACCAAAACCGTCCGGATGCCAGCCGGCCGGACTCCATTCCGGAGGTCGTGTTTGAGAACAACCTGTTTCTGCGTCCAGACACCTGGCCGGCGGTGGCGCCCGTGCAGGACAATTCCCCCATCCTTGGCGACCCGGAGTTCAAAAATGGCGGCGGCCTGACGTTGGACGATTACGTGCCAGCGAATGTGAACTTGATCCGCGACCGGGGCATCGCGATTCCCAGAATCCCCAATGATCAAATCGGGCTGGCAGGAGGAATGAATCCCGGCCAGGACATCCTCGGCCATGCGATTCAAGGCCAGCCCGACGTGGGCGCCATTGAACTGCCCTAGCCGCAACACCTGGCATTCGGCGCAATTATTCCCGCCAGAAAATTGCCACAGACGGGCAGCAAGAATTTTGAAAGGATCTCGCGCCCGGTCAACGGGCGTTGCCCCAACCATCTTCAAAACGAGACCAACGCCGGCATGCAAATGCCATTAACGTCGGTCGATTAACGCCATCAGCCGCACGGCATTTGGTGCCTGATGGATTTGATACACTTCACTACCAGCGAGCAAAAATGCGCCGACGGCGTAAACTTCCGTGTGCTCAGGATCAAACTTCTTCGGATCCGCGCCGACCGGTTGCACATGCGTCAGTTTTCCGTCGGCATTCACGCAATGCGTCAGCGCCGCCCAGGCTGTTCGCGCCGGGGCTCAAACCGTTTCCGGCAGCGGATAATCTTCCGGGTCCAGCAAACTCGAGCGCCACAAACCATCCGGCTGCTGACAGGCCAGAACCTTGTCGGCCATTTCGCGGAACTGCTGGATGAAGCGGGCCCGCGACGGATGATCTTCCGGAAGATATTGCAACACGCGAACCAGACCGCCCATGACCCAGCCGTTGCCGCGGCCCGCGACCGTCAATTGTGATCGGAACCGCCCCAGACTTTTCCGCTTTAAAAAATCCGGCCCGCACCTGCCGCATCGGCACTGCCCGTCGAATCGGTCGCGCCCGCGGGTTTGCCTTCTTCGAGCACATTGAACTCCGCCATCGAGGTGAACCGGTCGTCGCCAAAGCCGGTCCGCGCAACGAAACGAACGAAGCGCGTTTTCACTGGCCGGGCAAAGGTCACCGTCTTCAACTTGGCGTCCGCGCTGAACGTCCCCGTTGCCACGGGCTCGCCCCAGTTCGTTCCGTCCTCGCTGACGTAGCATTCGTAATCCTTGATCCAGCCGTTGTGATTTCCGTCCTGCCGCGGCAACACGGTGACGCCCCGCAGCGTCAGGGGTTCCATGAGCCGAAGCCGAAGTTCATGCGGATGCGGCTTCAGCCCGTCGGACCACGACGTGTGCCAGAGCGTGCTCGAGTCGCGGTCCATCATGTTGGCGGCCTCGTAACCCAGTTCCTCACTGTCTGCTTCAATGGACGCGACGGCCAAACCGCGCGCCTTGTCAGCGGACGTCATCAAAGCGCGCACCTGTTCGGGCGTGATGGAGAGGTGCGGCTTGAAGCGCGAACTCTCCAGGTAATCCAGCAGGCTTTGCCGGAACTGTCGCCGCACAGGATCGGCTTCCAGGTCGTTCTCCAAATCAATGCTGCACACGGCGAGTTTGCCCGCGCCGACTTTCGCTTCAAAAAGCAGGCCAAGTTTCCGGTTCGTCACCCAGTCGTCAATCACCTGCACGGTCGGACGCAATTTCGCGGGCAGATCGTCGAGTATCATCGCCCCGGCGCAACTCACGAGATACCACCATTGCCAGTTGCTGTGAAACTCAGTCGGAAACTCCGCCAGCGCGGGACTCTTCGGATCGCACAAAATTCCGAGCGTCGTCGGTGCCTGCCGGCCCGTCCAGGCGGTGTTCCAGAAAATGCTGGAGAATCCGAGTTTTACCGGTGCCTTTTCGGCGTTTTTGACGCGTTGCGGCGGGATAAGCAACAGCACCTTGCCGCCCGCGTTGAGTTTGGCGAGCGCCGCGTCGCTCAATTCGTTGACCACCGTGAGGTCGGCAGGAACCGCAGCGGTCACCCTCGGCGGATAGATCCAGATGTCCCAGTCGTTTTCATATCGGGCCGGCGAAATTGTTTGGTGAGCTGAAGCCGATTGTTCGACCGCCACCACGAGTTTGCATTGCTGCGGGGCGGACGCGCGTTTGAGTGGAGCACGGATGTGTCCCAGCGCAATTCCATTGCCAATGGGAAGGTCTTTGGCCGGAAATTCCCCCTGCGCGATCACCTCTCCATCTGCCGCCACAATCTTCCAGATAGTTGTGGCATGAATGGGCGCGGGTCCAAAATGAGCCAGTTCGAGATCGGCTTCGAGCGTCTCGTCCGTCGTAAAAACGCGCTGGGTCAATCGCGCGAGCGGCACGGTGCTGTTGCAAAAGCGGCTGTATTCCCCGGCTGTCACATAGCCCTTGTCCTCCCAGAACGGATCAAGCACACCCACCAATGCCGTGCCTTGACCGGGAAAATCATGCAGGTCGAGCAACTCGAACCCACCCATGCCCGGCGTGCGCAGCGCAGATTCGATGTCCTCCTTGTAACAGAGTGTTTGGAGCTTGCCGGATGCCAGCAGAAATTGCCGCGCTTCGTCGCCCATGTGATGCGCTCCGAGTGAATCGCGGAAAATCTCGAAGTTTCGCGGCTTGAGATAGCCCGTGTATTTCTTCATCTCGTCAAAATTGGGATACACGCACCATTGCCCGACCTCGTGGCTGATGACCGGCACGTTGCGCTTTTGGATGTAATCACGGTAATCGGTCGTGGTTTCCGGCGGCTTCGCATTGAGGCGCGATTTCAGCCCGGCGCCCCAAAGCTGGATACGCGGATCGGGCGTAACGTGGAATTGATTCTCGGGAATCTGCGGCCATCCGGCGCCGCTGGTCCAAAGCCGGCGTGGGTCGAGTGATTTGTAGTAATTCACCCATTTCGCGAGATACTCCGAATGATTTTTCCCGCCGGGCTCGTTGCCGTAAGGCATGAGGATGAACGACGGATGATTGCCATAATATTTCAAGATGCGATCCGTCTCGGCGTAAATCCAATCGTCCACGGGCTTGCCGTCGCCCAGCGTCGTGGACTGATTTGCCCATGAGGACGCCTCGACATGAAAGTAGAAGCCCAGTTCATCCGCCGCCTCGAACGCCGCTTCGGGCGGACACCACGAATGAAACCGAATCAAATTCAATCCATGCGCCTTGCAGATTTTGATGACCCGCTTCCATGATTCCACGTCGGTGGGCAGATGGCCGGTCTTGGGATAGATGCAGCAATCGAGCGTGCCGCGAATGAAGGTTTTGCGACCGTTGATGGTGAATTGCGTGCCTTCCGTTGAAATATCCCGCAGACCGAGGGTGACGCGGCGTGTGCTGCGTGCTGCGTGATCCGTGACGAGTGTTGCGGTGAGTTCGTAGAGCGCCGGGTGGAATCCGTCCCAGAGTTGTGCGCCGGCGCCCAGCGGGATTTCGGTTTCAAGCGAACCGCCGGAGTTGTTCCACGTCACATCAATTTTCCAGGTCCGTTCCCCATCACCCCGACTCTCTCCCGCTGGGAGAGGGAGTTCTTTCCGTCCGTCGTTGGAGGTTCTCGAAGTCGCAGGTTCACGAGACACAGGAGTTGGATTCTCCCTCTCCCCGGGGGAGAGGGTCGGGGTGAGGGCGATCGTGATCTCAACAGTTCCCGTTCCAGAAGTGCCGCCCTCGTTTCCAATCCGCCCCTTTACCGTCACCGATTTCTTCGCCGCGTTTGGATACATCTGCAAATCCGCGATCCACACCAGCGGCGTCGCGCGCAGTTCGATTTTGCCGACGATGCCGTTCCAATCGCCCTGCGTGTGATCGCTGACGCTGTGCGAGTTCTCGCCGATGTCCACAACCAGCCGGTTGTCCACGCGGATTGTGAGCGTGTGCCTGCCGGGGGCGAGCGAGCCAAGGTCATAATCGTGCGGCGTGGCCAGGGAATTGTTCGTGCCGATCAACTGGTGATCCAACCAGACGCGCGTCTCCCAATGCGGCCGTTCAAGGGAAAGCACAACGCGTTTGCCCGCCCAATCGGGCGGAATTTCAATCTCGCGCTGATACCAGGCGGCGCCCGCGTAATATTTTTCCGGCGTCAGCCAGAACGGCACCTTCACGTTCCCCGGCTCGCGGTATTTCGCATATTGCGGTTCCGTGAACCATGAGCGGTCCACGATGCCGCCAATCCACTTCGTATCCACGGTCACGGGATCACCGATGCCTTGCCCGGGCAGCGAGCCGGGCAGTTTGATGCGGTCCGGCAATGCACGCTCAAACCAGCGCTCATGGACACCAGCATCAGCGCGGTCCAGGGCAAAGCGCCAGCCGCCCGCCAGGGAGATCGAATCGTCCGCCGCGCCGCTGGCGGCAAGCCAGCCGAGCCAAAGCACACCAGCAAGAATTGTTGTTTTCATCCTCATTCTTTCGGAAACCACTTTAAGAGTTCCGCAGCCACCAACTCGTGACCGCGACCGTTCGGGTGATTGCTCTGAGCCATCAAATCCTCGAGTCGCACGCCCGCTTTCACCTTCGCACGAAATGCTTCCAGGCTGTCCACCAAAGCGACGTGATACTCCGCCGCCAGCCGCCGAATTTGCGCCGCGTGCTGATTCAAGGGATCGTTCGGATCATCCAGCTTCGCCGTCGTGGCGGGTGTTGGCGTGAGCAGGATCACTTTTACATTGTGAGCCAGCGCATTCGTGATCATCGAACGCCAGGCTGCCTCCGCGCGTTTGAGTCCGATGGCGCGGTCGTTCAACGCGTAGTCAATCGTCACCACGTCGGGCCGTAGCGCGAGCACGTCGCGTTCGAACCGTTTTGCCCCGCTCTCGGAATTCTCGCCGCCGATGCCCGTGACGATGACGTTGATGACCGCATGCGGGAACCGTCCGCATAATGCGCGGTGCAGCCGATTGGGATAGGCCGTCAACATCCGCACTTCCGGCGTCTGCGCGTAACCCGCCGGCACGCTGTGGCCATGGCAGACGATGTTGACCGTGCGATTCGACGGCCATTCCCGTCCAAGTTCCGCCACGACGTTGGCCAAGTAATTCGCCGACTCCGCGACGCCGGCTGGTGCGGCCGAAACGGTCACCGTAAAAATCAAAACCGCGAGACTCGTGAGATATGCGAACCGCGGTGAGAAAGACCGGTTCCGCCCGACAACCTCAGCGTTGCGACGAACAAACTCGTCGCCGGACTCGAACGGCTGGGTCCACGTCCCATTTTTGCGTGCTTCTTGTGTTTCGTGGTTCAGCTCAGCCGCCATAG
Above is a genomic segment from Verrucomicrobiia bacterium containing:
- a CDS encoding sulfatase-like hydrolase/transferase, encoding MQTNVLITALLGSLLALTASAESVGNGAASSANRPSAKPNLIIILTDDQGYHDVGFNGCKDIPTPNLDSIAANGVRFSNGYVSYSVCSPSRAGLLTGRYEERFGHERNPQWQPENIHSGLPLTETTLADALGHVGYHSGIIGKWHLGSHPALHPLKRGFNEFFGFLGGGHRYLPEELTLKETSEAKNANESDSYRLWILRNYEPVKTTNYLTDEFSDEAVRFIDRNKDKPFFLYLAYNAPHAPLEATEKYLSRFPNIKNPKRRTYAAMISAVDDGVGRVLAALRQQGLADNTLVFYLSDNGGPTDANASNNHPLRGGKGSPWEGGWHVPFALQWPGHLTAGKVYEQPVLSLDIFATMAALVNVPTDPVRPLDGVNLLPYLTGQKSGAPHDTIYLRMYDKGAFAVRSGDDKLVIPKRGAAPELFNLSRDIGESKNLANDSGMQPVVEKLEKRRADWNSQLVPPVFPGLMQAGGLPKKPTAAED
- a CDS encoding sulfatase, whose product is MALSLGLGDRALADKPNVLFILVDDYGVKDVGIEGSKFYETPNIDALARSGMRFTQGYAACCVCSPSRASILLGQYTTRHGITDWVGEDAGAKFARERHTPLLVPDYARNLPANDTTLADAFKQAGYVTFFAGKWHLGSKGAWPEDRGFDINKGGWDAGSPMGGYYAPWKNPNLPNGPRGQSLTQRLADETISFLEQSTNKPFLAYLAFYAVHGPIETSKPLWEKFRAKAAAQPKPRERFEMDRTLPVRVVQDNPIYAGLIANMDNAVGRVLQKLDELGLASNTIVVLTGDNGGVVSGDSYSSCEFPFRGGKGRQWEGGTRVPFYIRAPGVTQPGSTCTTPVSGIDFFPTLLQLANVQVQPKQVIDGVSLVPLLNGGSITPRPLFWHYPHYGNQGGEPSSIVRDGDWKLIHYWEDGHNELYDLATDIGERQDLAKSEPQRTAELWSELSAWLKATNAKLPQPNPDYQPAWAVQQHTAALKLKERLEKQHAEFLDPNWQPDPTWWKSLTTKD
- a CDS encoding arylsulfatase; translated protein: MTTKKSLFPKNARRLGCVLVAWFSLPGLAPAATAAPVPIGNSKPNIVLIVADDLGYGDLGCYGATKIQTPNVDRLASEGVRFTQGYAPSSTCTPSRFSLLTGEYAWRQKDKKNSILDGDAPLCIDVGRLTLPEMLRRAGYYTGIVGKWHLGLGDGQTPVNFNNEIKPGPLEVGFDYSHIIPATVDRVPSVWIQNHQVVGLDPVDPITVSYVTNISDDSTGMDAMERPDLLTHYGADKQHSGTIVNGISRIGYMRGGHAARFKDEDLAKTVVAKSVAYLEQHKDGPFFLEIGLFEPHVPRVAESPFVGKSQAGLRGDVIEQIDWETGEIMKALDRLNLTTNTLVILTSDNGPVLFDGYYDHAREQLNGHEPTAGLRGWKYLVFEGGCRVPLIARWPEQIKPRVTDQLFNLVDFMATLAGIVGQKVPSSIAPDSLDLSAVLLGQTTKNLRQDTVLHGISDTLALRWGDWKYVPANAKAKASGMGSGANPSDNRFVEARITHPLLFNLVKDPDEQTNVISQFPKKAAEMRTRLAAIKNRTAK
- a CDS encoding right-handed parallel beta-helix repeat-containing protein, which produces MLVACVWLGAALGHAGVNYYVDPGLGDDANSGTSPKAAFRTLARAETLLLQAGDHLLLAAGQTFAGQLRLKGLSGSDTQPIVISSYPAADKGSDAMARIDAKGHAAGVLLKNCSHVTLANLGITGNGGGMDPAAPSGKAAMRCGVLVQADRPGVYGGFTLSNLVVENVFFEEPGFRRNPEEVRSANGTQNYGWGIRFISSSPAAVMQDITIHDCRIANVSHTGLKLTAPGNGLRNVTVQGLRIANTGGPGVQMSGVSGGHFSQLEVNHSGSTNDTRNWGRGSGLWTWGSSDVVIEKSRFLNANGPGDSAGVHIDFNCRNVIVQYNLSAHNAGGFCEILGNNYNCAYRYNVSVNDGYRIKGQGGAFQEGKTFWLSGYTGDKSPRQGPFNTYFYNNTIYVSPDIVAKIAVTPTARGVLIANNIFYFAGSSVLVPGDQNRPDASRPDSIPEVVFENNLFLRPDTWPAVAPVQDNSPILGDPEFKNGGGLTLDDYVPANVNLIRDRGIAIPRIPNDQIGLAGGMNPGQDILGHAIQGQPDVGAIELP
- a CDS encoding glycoside hydrolase family 88 protein → MTVAGRGNGWVMGGLVRVLQYLPEDHPSRARFIQQFREMADKVLACQQPDGLWRSSLLDPEDYPLPETV